From the Lolium rigidum isolate FL_2022 chromosome 2, APGP_CSIRO_Lrig_0.1, whole genome shotgun sequence genome, one window contains:
- the LOC124688378 gene encoding uncharacterized protein LOC124688378 — MSLALLGGYSSAEDDDPAAAAGADLSDSGGSSAEEAGSDVGEASAPPKPSAKPSRRVNPSPGDGDSSLPSALDVFAEISGPPDFLNRRVAQPEEVREALGVLDRRSKQGRKPPPPGAVVAAKQQLVAIRERVSSDMKNGANPQGAVVSAKPQLIADHERVNSDTKTGANLPGSVEGKRKIGAANPGPEDAAELLRMCLQCGIPKTYSHAQGMVCPVCNDKPMQTKEPEKKKASAVKDKEKVKRMRGQSSHASWKSETEMALRQQFD, encoded by the exons ATGAGCTTGGCGCTTCTAGGAGGCTACTCCTCCGCCGAGGACgacgaccccgccgccgccgccggcgccgacctGAGCGACTCCGGCGGCTCATCGGCCGAAGAAGCTGGATCCGACGTCGGCGAGGCGTCCGCTCCCCCGAAGCCGTCCGCCAAGCCGAGCCGGCGCGTAAACCCTAGCCCCGGCGACGGGGACTCCTCGCTGCCCTCCGCGCTGGATGTCTTCGCCGAGATCTCCGGGCCACCGGACTTCCTCAACCGCAGGGTCGCCCAGCCCGAGGAGGTGCGGGAGGCGCTCGGCGTGCTCGATCGCCGCTCCAAGCAGGGGAGAAAGCCGCCACCTCCCG GTGCAGTTGTGGCGGCGAAACAACAGTTGGTTGCCATTCGTGAGCGAGTTAGCAGTGACATGAAGAATGGTGCCAATCCTCAAG GTGCGGTTGTGTCAGCGAAACCACAGTTGATTGCTGATCATGAACGAGTTAACAGTGACACGAAGACTGGTGCCAATCTTCCAGGTTCTGTCGAAGGAAAGAGAAAAATCGGTGCTGCAAATCCTGGTCCAGAAGATGCTGCCGAGCTTCTAAG AATGTGTCTCCAGTGCGGTATACCAAAGACATATTCACACGCGCAAGGTATGGTATGCCCTGTCTGCAACGATAAACCGATGCAGACAAAGGAGCCCGAGAAGAAGAAGGCTTCTGCTGTCAAGGACAAGGAGAAGGTCAAGAGGATGAGAGGGCAATCTTCACACGCTTCATGGAAGAGCGAAACTGAGATGGCTCTGCGGCAACAGTTTGACTAG
- the LOC124688379 gene encoding PLAT domain-containing protein 3-like encodes MARLAAALLLAVAVAASAAALAHGRGLQTPIKLTRVAAGVASDSYECVYTVYIRTGSIWKAGTDSNITLELTTADNSGIQITGLPSWGGLMGEGHSYFERSNLDIFSGRGPCMASAPCRMKLASDGTGDHHGWYCNYVEVTVTGPHKGCAQQLFTVEQWLATDVSPYKLDSVVDQCSAVDGTASA; translated from the exons ATGGCTCGGCTCGCCGCCgctctcctcctcgccgtcgccgtcgcggcctccgccgccgcgctcgcgCATGGCCGCGGCCTCCAGACTCCGATCAAG CTGACCAGGGTCGCCGCCGGCGTGGCCAGCGACAGCTACGAGTGCGTGTACACGGTGTACATCCGGACGGGTTCGATCTGGAAGGCCGGGACGGACTCCAACATCACGCTGGAGCTGACCACCGCCGACAACAGCGGCATCCAGATCACGGGCCTGCCGTCGTGGGGCGGGCTCATGGGCGAGGGCCACTCCTACTTCGAGCGGAGCAACCTCGACATCTTCAGCGGCCGCGGGCCCTGCATGGCGTCCGCGCCCTGCCGCATGAAGCTGGCCTCCGACGGCACCGGCGACCACCACGGCTGGTACTGCAACTACGTCGAGGTCACCGTCACCGGCCCGCACAAGGGCTGCGCGCAGCAGCTGTTCACCGTCGAGCAGTGGCTCGCCACCGACGTCTCGCCGTACAAGCTCGACTCCGTCGTCGACCAGTGCTCCGCCGTCGATGGCACCGCATCCGCGTGA